A part of Anabas testudineus chromosome 7, fAnaTes1.2, whole genome shotgun sequence genomic DNA contains:
- the si:ch211-197l9.2 gene encoding protein SOGA1 isoform X2 encodes MLEMRDMFQEEGEYQLQELRLQLEQANKTCRILQYRLRKAERRSIRVAQTGQVDGELVRSLEHDIKVAKSVSFRLCSELEAVQKKNSQLEWENEALREKTQELEVAKQVLQAEVEKFRECSLKKKSIRSSVSKTEKRLSQQLEDDSADLKCQLHFAKEELALMCKKLTKLVSDSEGMREELAKYHSAYGDIDVTQSSQGKHNSAHSREAEVKVHLKLVEEEATLLSRRIVELEVENRGLRAEMSDLREKIGDGAGGGEDEEEENRDVLENNVSASITAKGREGSEQGLKTGCTDYEQSQEEVAEKGRSDVESSLLSNRSQTEGMITACHITREGPVGGEWDPSDSQEGENNKNPDRGLKGMTVKDYETLLALRDHSCILSSAIQLLTKPQRHGHCSSPSCAFTTEVDSSGKAHKVILPGPLNEPLELLQAMLLAFIGRVETLLTGEDLSRNSVHKDQRVWDSYASSFFSGDGADHVGNTHKLKVSPSKQCDEDLHTTKVEEKNDTRQAPSFQWDNVHNCRNPKMQLCLQILWILHQWCQVKGPDVQGKKCKDKTMSVLRGLMQNLSVELRDEQTESNSEAKTTQGKASECAVSGIFHNGQQSDADRIYSLKGQRHRQQSSPCCHRKKNWCYVSQEAAQLDREDPVKTWDHLIMPLNFPDLDFEQMSMERSHTAPEKSVFRIYYSPPSARRVQLAQLQQSPFTDRERESVNTPSAWCTPPTSFSLLRLDSSANLSDDMKEMTATWTQSGHGSSLKKRGRLAEWWADGTCSCTQTHMKPQMVSVGLQTDCVTVRNSPSRVLTSSLVSARSHHISTSLDAVTGRVERPISRSTSSPKLYRRQSGAASAANLSSSTSSLSPSRDRALWNLNHQSQTSLTLTRQASHRAGTGQNHTALGNGKPPSKSVGANRYGLVTEFLRRVSGRAEKPAPDLGQKTKSSLKNLNERGQTRPPAVPLHRNDSVTRIVNQRFIKQREERGSSLNHSVKPSMSPATAEDGNYDCSSSSTLTFCIPRPSRATQRQTSNQSRLLRHRYSAPASVATDSSQE; translated from the exons ATGCTGGAAATGCGCGACATGTTCCAGGAGGAGGGGGAGTACCAGCTGCAGGAGCTGCggctgcagctggagcaggCCAACAAGACGTGCCGCATCCTGCAGTACCGCCTCCGCAAGGCAGAGCGCCGCAGCATCCGTGTAGCTCAGACGGGACAGGTGGACGGGGAGCTGGTCAGGAGTCTGGAGCACGATATCAAG GTTGCAAAGAGCGTGTCCTTCCGGCTGTGCAGTGAGCTGGAGGCAGTGCAGAAGAAAAATTCCCAGTTGGAGTGGGAAAATGAGGCACTGCGTGAGAAGACACAGGAACTGGAGGTGGCCAAGCAGGTCTTACAGGCTGAGGTGGAGAAATTCAGAGAG TGCTCTCTAAAGAAGAAGAGCATCAGATCATCAGTCAGTAAGACTGAGAAGAGGCTCTCGCAACAGCTTGAG GATGACAGTGCCGACCTCAAGTGCCAACTCCACTTTGCCAAAGAGGAATTAGCTCTCATGTGCAAGAAGCTCACCAAGTTGGTATCAGACAGTGAGGGCATGCGCGAGGAGCTGGCCAAATACCACTCAGCCTACGGTGACATCGATGTCACCCAATCATCTCAAGGCAAACACAACTCCGCCCATTCCAGGGAGGCAGAGGTCAAAGTTCACTTGAAGCTGGTGGAAGAGGAAGCCACGCTCCTGAGCCGACGCATTGTCGAACTGGAGGTGGAGAACCGTGGACTGAGAGCGGAAATGAGCGATCTGAGAGAGAAGATAGGAGACGGAGCCGGAGGGggggaggatgaggaagaggagaatcGGGATGTACTGGAGAACAATGTGTCAGCCTCTATTACAGCGAAGGGCAGAGAGGGAAGCGAACAAGGTTTAAAAACTGGATGCACGGATTATGAGCAAAGTCAGGAAGAGGTAGCAGAAAAAGGTAGAAGTGATGTCGAGTCATCCTTGCTTAGTAACCGGTCACAGACTGAAGGGATGATTACTGCTTGTCACATCACCCGTGAAGGTCCTGTAGGTGGTGAGTGGGACCCGTCAGACAGTcaggagggagaaaacaacaaaaaccctGACAGAGGTCTCAAAGGGATGACTGTGAAAGACTATGAAACTCTCCTAGCTCTCAGAGATCATTCCTGCATTTTGAGCTCAGCCATACAGCTCCTGACCAAACCACAGAGACACGGCCATTGCTCATCACCATCGTGTGCTTTTACCACAGAGGTGGACTCGAGCGGTAAGGCGCACAAGGTAATCCTACCGGGGCCTTTGAATGAACCTTTGGAGCTTTTGCAGGCCATGCTTTTAGCTTTCATTGGGAGAGTGGAGACACTTTTAACAGGAGAAGATTTGAGCAGAAACTCTGTTCACAAGGACCAACGTGTTTGGGATTCATACgcttcctcctttttctctggAGACGGTGCAGATCATGTCGGGAATACTCATAAACTGAAGGTGTCACCAAGTAAGCAGTGTGATGAAGACCTTCACACCACCAAGGTTGAAGAGAAAAACGACACAAGACAAGCGCCCAGCTTCCAGTGGGACAACGTCCACAACTGTAGGAACCCAAAAATGCAGCTGTGTCTGCAGATTCTGTGGATCCTCCATCAGTGGTGTCAAGTTAAAGGACCTGACGTGCAGggaaaaaag TGTAAAGACAAAACCATGTCCGTGCTGCGAGGGTTGATGCAAAACCTCAGTGTGGAGCTTCGGGATGAGCAGACGGAATCCAACAGTGAGGCCAAGACCACACAGGGCAAGGCATCTGAG TGTGCTGTCAGTGGTATCTTTCATAATGGACAACAAAGTGATGCTGACAG AATCTACAGCTTGAAAGGACAAAGACATAGGCAACAGTCTTCTCCTTGCTGCCATAGGAAAAAGAACTGGTGCTACGTGAGCCAGGAGGCTGCCCAGCTGGACCGAGAGGACCCCGTTAAGACGTGGGACCATCTAATCATGCCGCTTAACTTCCCTGATCTTGACTTTGAGCAGATGTCCATGGAGAGAAGCCACACTGCCCCGGAGAAGTCGGTCTTTCGCATCTACTACAGCCCCCCGTCTGCTCGTAGAGTCCAGCTGGCTCAGCTGCAGCAAAGCCCCttcacagacagagagagagagtctgtcAACACTCCCTCTGCCTGGTGCACACCGCCAacctccttctctctgctccGTCTAGACTCGTCTGCTAACCTGAGTGACGACATGAAGGAGATGACGGCCACCTGGACGCAGTCGGGTCATGGCAGTTCACTGAAGAAGAGGGGGAGATTAGCCGAGTGGTGGGCGGACGGGACCTGCTCATGTACTCAGACCCACATGAAGCCACAGATGGTGAGTGTGGGTCTGCAGACtgactgtgtcactgtgagaaACAGCCCTTCTCGAGTCCTGACCTCCTCCCTGGTGTCTGCTCGCTCCCACCACATCTCCACCTCGCTGGATGCAGTAACAGGTCGAGTTGAGAGGCCCATTTCTCGCTCCACCTCCTCGCCTAAACTCTACCGGAGACAGTCTGGTGCGGCCTCAGCCGCCAATCTgagctcctccacctcctctctttCCCCTTCTAGAGATCGAGCATTGTGGAACCTGAATCACCAAAGCCAAACTAGCCTCACATTGACCCGACAAGCCAGTCACAGAGCAGGTACAGGGCAGAACCACACCGCTCTGGGTAACGGCAAGCCGCCCAGCAAATCTGTAGGCGCCAACCGTTATGGTTTGGTCACAGAGTTTCTGCGAAGGGTGAGCGGCCGGGCAGAGAAACCTGCACCAGACCTGGGACAGAAGACGAAGAGCAGCCTGAAGAACCTGAACGAACGAGGTCAGACGAGGCCTCCTGCCGTCCCGCTGCACAGGAACGACAGTGTGACAAGGATCGTCAACCAGAGGTTCataaagcagagagaggagagaggcagcagCCTGAACCACAGTGTCAAACCCAGCATGAGCCCGGCCACAGCAGAG GATGGAAACTACgactgcagctccagcagcaccTTGACCTTCTGCATACCTCGTCCATCTCGTGCCACCCAGAGACAAACGTCAAACCAGAGCAGACTCCTTCGACACAGATACTCGGCTCCTGCGAGCGTGGCCACCGACTCCAGCCAAGAGTga
- the si:ch211-197l9.2 gene encoding uncharacterized protein si:ch211-197l9.2 isoform X1, translating into MYRNGDKSAKAALRSQKQPRTHQQVSAQKRRKESSSKDVQSSSYAKDTPSGQCDSGKEVKSTGKRTGKVSSSATSECQRSPGAQRKLSDASNASEDLSKDSGCLSGKLSSSDSSSEISDCTSEGNKNDSPSSDNELSWIPGKAYMSPDSEPNGDVKHCVKVDRDSCALQPDAAAGVFSVFNSSGAFMELMMGETTEDLVREVDDLRSENEYLKDEVEELRCEMLEMRDMFQEEGEYQLQELRLQLEQANKTCRILQYRLRKAERRSIRVAQTGQVDGELVRSLEHDIKVAKSVSFRLCSELEAVQKKNSQLEWENEALREKTQELEVAKQVLQAEVEKFRECSLKKKSIRSSVSKTEKRLSQQLEDDSADLKCQLHFAKEELALMCKKLTKLVSDSEGMREELAKYHSAYGDIDVTQSSQGKHNSAHSREAEVKVHLKLVEEEATLLSRRIVELEVENRGLRAEMSDLREKIGDGAGGGEDEEEENRDVLENNVSASITAKGREGSEQGLKTGCTDYEQSQEEVAEKGRSDVESSLLSNRSQTEGMITACHITREGPVGGEWDPSDSQEGENNKNPDRGLKGMTVKDYETLLALRDHSCILSSAIQLLTKPQRHGHCSSPSCAFTTEVDSSGKAHKVILPGPLNEPLELLQAMLLAFIGRVETLLTGEDLSRNSVHKDQRVWDSYASSFFSGDGADHVGNTHKLKVSPSKQCDEDLHTTKVEEKNDTRQAPSFQWDNVHNCRNPKMQLCLQILWILHQWCQVKGPDVQGKKCKDKTMSVLRGLMQNLSVELRDEQTESNSEAKTTQGKASECAVSGIFHNGQQSDADRIYSLKGQRHRQQSSPCCHRKKNWCYVSQEAAQLDREDPVKTWDHLIMPLNFPDLDFEQMSMERSHTAPEKSVFRIYYSPPSARRVQLAQLQQSPFTDRERESVNTPSAWCTPPTSFSLLRLDSSANLSDDMKEMTATWTQSGHGSSLKKRGRLAEWWADGTCSCTQTHMKPQMVSVGLQTDCVTVRNSPSRVLTSSLVSARSHHISTSLDAVTGRVERPISRSTSSPKLYRRQSGAASAANLSSSTSSLSPSRDRALWNLNHQSQTSLTLTRQASHRAGTGQNHTALGNGKPPSKSVGANRYGLVTEFLRRVSGRAEKPAPDLGQKTKSSLKNLNERGQTRPPAVPLHRNDSVTRIVNQRFIKQREERGSSLNHSVKPSMSPATAEDGNYDCSSSSTLTFCIPRPSRATQRQTSNQSRLLRHRYSAPASVATDSSQE; encoded by the exons ATGTACAGAAACGGAGACAAGAGCGCAAAGGCTGCGCTCCGGAGCCAGAAACAGCCCAGGACGCACCAGCAGGTCTCTGctcagaagaggaggaaggagtcGTCTTCTAAAGATGTCCAGAGCAGCTCATACGCCAAGGACACACCGTCAGGTCAGTGCGACTCCGGGAAGGAAGTTAAGTCGACGGGAAAGCGGACGGGGAAAGTCTCATCCAGTGCCACATCAGAGTGCCAGCGGAGCCCCGGAGCGCAGAGGAAACTGTCCGACGCCAGCAACGCGTCAGAGGACCTGAGCAAAGACTCCGGCTGCCTGTCAGGGAAACTCTCGTCCTCAGACAGCAGCTCAGAAATATCCGACTGCACCTCGGAGGGCAACAAGAACGACTCTCCGAGCAGCGACAACGAATTAAGCTGGATACCGGGGAAAGCGTACATGAGCCCGGACAGTGAGCCGAATGGCGACGTTAAACACTGCGTAAAGGTAGACAGAGATTCCTGCGCCCTCCAGCCAGACGCTGCAGCAGGGGTCTTCAGTGTGTTCAACTCCTCAGGGGCTTTTATGGAACTAATGATGGGGGAGACAACGGAAGATCTTGTCAGGGAAGTGGACGATTTGAGATCAGAGAACGAGTATTTAAAA GATGAGGTGGAGGAGCTTCGCTGCGAGATGCTGGAAATGCGCGACATGTTCCAGGAGGAGGGGGAGTACCAGCTGCAGGAGCTGCggctgcagctggagcaggCCAACAAGACGTGCCGCATCCTGCAGTACCGCCTCCGCAAGGCAGAGCGCCGCAGCATCCGTGTAGCTCAGACGGGACAGGTGGACGGGGAGCTGGTCAGGAGTCTGGAGCACGATATCAAG GTTGCAAAGAGCGTGTCCTTCCGGCTGTGCAGTGAGCTGGAGGCAGTGCAGAAGAAAAATTCCCAGTTGGAGTGGGAAAATGAGGCACTGCGTGAGAAGACACAGGAACTGGAGGTGGCCAAGCAGGTCTTACAGGCTGAGGTGGAGAAATTCAGAGAG TGCTCTCTAAAGAAGAAGAGCATCAGATCATCAGTCAGTAAGACTGAGAAGAGGCTCTCGCAACAGCTTGAG GATGACAGTGCCGACCTCAAGTGCCAACTCCACTTTGCCAAAGAGGAATTAGCTCTCATGTGCAAGAAGCTCACCAAGTTGGTATCAGACAGTGAGGGCATGCGCGAGGAGCTGGCCAAATACCACTCAGCCTACGGTGACATCGATGTCACCCAATCATCTCAAGGCAAACACAACTCCGCCCATTCCAGGGAGGCAGAGGTCAAAGTTCACTTGAAGCTGGTGGAAGAGGAAGCCACGCTCCTGAGCCGACGCATTGTCGAACTGGAGGTGGAGAACCGTGGACTGAGAGCGGAAATGAGCGATCTGAGAGAGAAGATAGGAGACGGAGCCGGAGGGggggaggatgaggaagaggagaatcGGGATGTACTGGAGAACAATGTGTCAGCCTCTATTACAGCGAAGGGCAGAGAGGGAAGCGAACAAGGTTTAAAAACTGGATGCACGGATTATGAGCAAAGTCAGGAAGAGGTAGCAGAAAAAGGTAGAAGTGATGTCGAGTCATCCTTGCTTAGTAACCGGTCACAGACTGAAGGGATGATTACTGCTTGTCACATCACCCGTGAAGGTCCTGTAGGTGGTGAGTGGGACCCGTCAGACAGTcaggagggagaaaacaacaaaaaccctGACAGAGGTCTCAAAGGGATGACTGTGAAAGACTATGAAACTCTCCTAGCTCTCAGAGATCATTCCTGCATTTTGAGCTCAGCCATACAGCTCCTGACCAAACCACAGAGACACGGCCATTGCTCATCACCATCGTGTGCTTTTACCACAGAGGTGGACTCGAGCGGTAAGGCGCACAAGGTAATCCTACCGGGGCCTTTGAATGAACCTTTGGAGCTTTTGCAGGCCATGCTTTTAGCTTTCATTGGGAGAGTGGAGACACTTTTAACAGGAGAAGATTTGAGCAGAAACTCTGTTCACAAGGACCAACGTGTTTGGGATTCATACgcttcctcctttttctctggAGACGGTGCAGATCATGTCGGGAATACTCATAAACTGAAGGTGTCACCAAGTAAGCAGTGTGATGAAGACCTTCACACCACCAAGGTTGAAGAGAAAAACGACACAAGACAAGCGCCCAGCTTCCAGTGGGACAACGTCCACAACTGTAGGAACCCAAAAATGCAGCTGTGTCTGCAGATTCTGTGGATCCTCCATCAGTGGTGTCAAGTTAAAGGACCTGACGTGCAGggaaaaaag TGTAAAGACAAAACCATGTCCGTGCTGCGAGGGTTGATGCAAAACCTCAGTGTGGAGCTTCGGGATGAGCAGACGGAATCCAACAGTGAGGCCAAGACCACACAGGGCAAGGCATCTGAG TGTGCTGTCAGTGGTATCTTTCATAATGGACAACAAAGTGATGCTGACAG AATCTACAGCTTGAAAGGACAAAGACATAGGCAACAGTCTTCTCCTTGCTGCCATAGGAAAAAGAACTGGTGCTACGTGAGCCAGGAGGCTGCCCAGCTGGACCGAGAGGACCCCGTTAAGACGTGGGACCATCTAATCATGCCGCTTAACTTCCCTGATCTTGACTTTGAGCAGATGTCCATGGAGAGAAGCCACACTGCCCCGGAGAAGTCGGTCTTTCGCATCTACTACAGCCCCCCGTCTGCTCGTAGAGTCCAGCTGGCTCAGCTGCAGCAAAGCCCCttcacagacagagagagagagtctgtcAACACTCCCTCTGCCTGGTGCACACCGCCAacctccttctctctgctccGTCTAGACTCGTCTGCTAACCTGAGTGACGACATGAAGGAGATGACGGCCACCTGGACGCAGTCGGGTCATGGCAGTTCACTGAAGAAGAGGGGGAGATTAGCCGAGTGGTGGGCGGACGGGACCTGCTCATGTACTCAGACCCACATGAAGCCACAGATGGTGAGTGTGGGTCTGCAGACtgactgtgtcactgtgagaaACAGCCCTTCTCGAGTCCTGACCTCCTCCCTGGTGTCTGCTCGCTCCCACCACATCTCCACCTCGCTGGATGCAGTAACAGGTCGAGTTGAGAGGCCCATTTCTCGCTCCACCTCCTCGCCTAAACTCTACCGGAGACAGTCTGGTGCGGCCTCAGCCGCCAATCTgagctcctccacctcctctctttCCCCTTCTAGAGATCGAGCATTGTGGAACCTGAATCACCAAAGCCAAACTAGCCTCACATTGACCCGACAAGCCAGTCACAGAGCAGGTACAGGGCAGAACCACACCGCTCTGGGTAACGGCAAGCCGCCCAGCAAATCTGTAGGCGCCAACCGTTATGGTTTGGTCACAGAGTTTCTGCGAAGGGTGAGCGGCCGGGCAGAGAAACCTGCACCAGACCTGGGACAGAAGACGAAGAGCAGCCTGAAGAACCTGAACGAACGAGGTCAGACGAGGCCTCCTGCCGTCCCGCTGCACAGGAACGACAGTGTGACAAGGATCGTCAACCAGAGGTTCataaagcagagagaggagagaggcagcagCCTGAACCACAGTGTCAAACCCAGCATGAGCCCGGCCACAGCAGAG GATGGAAACTACgactgcagctccagcagcaccTTGACCTTCTGCATACCTCGTCCATCTCGTGCCACCCAGAGACAAACGTCAAACCAGAGCAGACTCCTTCGACACAGATACTCGGCTCCTGCGAGCGTGGCCACCGACTCCAGCCAAGAGTga
- the LOC113166950 gene encoding oxysterol-binding protein-related protein 2-like, with amino-acid sequence MNSEEEFYDAETGLESDDSCEVSFKDALVFDSKPVTDGSATQENGVWERRKILPAEMISRNNFSVWSILKKCIGMELSKIAMPVVFNEPLSFLQRISEYMEHTHLIHKACSLSDSIERMQVVAAFAVSAVASQWERTGKPFNPLLGETYELVREDECYRLISEQVSHHPPVSAFHAESLKKEFKFHGSIYPKLKFWGKSVEAEPKGTMTLELLKHKEAYTWTNPMCCVHNIILGKLWIEQYGTVEIVNHSTGDKCVLNFKPCGMFGKELHKVEGYIQDKSKKKRLVIYGKWTECMYSVDPKVYDASKKTGGDSKKLKQEHSCEGEEADEMPEVQETVTVIPGSALLWRITPRPAHSAQMYNFTSFAMTLNELEPSMERLLAPTDCRLRPDIRAMENGDIDTASTEKERLEEKQRAARRERSQDKEEWSTRWFQLRTNPYTGAEDWLYTGGYFDRNYSDCPNIY; translated from the exons ATGAACAGCGAGGAGGAGTTTTACGACGCGGAGACAG GGCTGGAGTCAGATGATTCCTGCGAGGTCAGTTTTAAAGATGCCCTGGTGTTTGACAGCAAGCCGGTGACTGATGGCAGCGCCACACAAGAGAATGGAGTGTGGGAGCGCAG GAAAATCCTTCCTGCTGAAATGATCTCAAGAAACAATTTCAGTGTGTGGAGTATACTGAAGAAATGTATCGGCATG gagcTGTCCAAAATTGCGATGCCTGTTGTGTTTAATGAGCCACTGAGCTTTCTCCAGAGAATCTCAGAGTACATGGAACACACTCATCTTATCCACAAAGCCTGCAGTTTATCTGACTCCATAGAGCGCATGCAG GTTGTTGCTGCGTTTGCTGTCTCGGCTGTAGCATCTCAATGGGAAAGGACTGGAAAGCCTTTTAACCCTTTGTTGGGGGAGACATATGAACTCGTAAG aGAGGACGAGTGCTACAGGTTGATCTCGGAGCAGGTGAGCCACCATCCCCCTGTCAGTGCCTTCCATGCCGAGTCTCTGAAGAAAGAGTTTAAGTTTCATGGCTCCATCTACCCGAAACTCAAGTTCTGGGGAAAAAGTGTGGAGGCTGAGCCCAAAGGCACCATGACACTGGAGTTACTGAA ACATAAAGAAGCGTATACATGGACAAATCCAATGTGCTGTGTGCATAACATCATCTTGGGAAAACTCTGGATTGAGCAGTATGGAACTGTGGAGATAGTCAACCACAG cACGGGAGATAAGTGTGTGTTGAACTTCAAACCATGCGGCATGTTCGGCAAAGAGTTGCACAAAGTAGAAGGTTATATCCAAGACAAAAG CAAGAAGAAGCGACTAGTGATCTATGGAAAGTGGACAGAGTGCATGTACAGCGTGGACCCCAAGGTTTATGACGCGTCTAAAAAGACAGGAGGAGActcaaaaaagctcaaacaG gaACATAGTTGTGAGGGTGAGGAAGCAGATGAGATGCCAGAAGTTCAAGAGACCGTGACTGTGATACCTGGAAGTGCCTTACTCTGGAGGATAACACCGCGGCCTGCTCACTCAGCACAG ATGTATAACTTCACCAGCTTTGCCATGACACTAAACGAGCTGGAGCCCAGCATGGAGAGACTACTGGCACCGACAGACTGCCGGCTCAGACCCGACATTAGAGCCATGGAAAACGGAGACATAG ATACAGCAAGTACGGAAAAAGAGCGGTTAGAGGAGAAGCAACGGGCCGCGCGCCGGGAGCGATCCCAGGATAAAGAGGAGTGGTCGAccag GTGGTTTCAGCTGCGAACAAACCCTTATACAGGAGCTGAGGACTGGCTGTACACAGGTGGATACTTCGACAGGAATTACAGTGACTGTCCGAACATATACTGA